In Mustela lutreola isolate mMusLut2 chromosome 1, mMusLut2.pri, whole genome shotgun sequence, one genomic interval encodes:
- the LOC131836490 gene encoding olfactory receptor 52H1-like — MYNLSSYHTEDFTLLGIPGLEQYHAWISIPFCFIYLVAIVGNSILLYLIAVERSLHAPMFFFLSMLAMTDLILSTTCVPKTLTIFWLGPQKISFPGCLTQLFFLHYSFVLDSAILLAMAFDRYVAICFPLRYNTILTPKLIIKIVVGISFRSFCVFVPCVFLVNRLPFCRTHIIPHTYCEHIGVARLACADISINIWYGFCVPIMTVISDVVLIAVSYILILCAVFRLPSRDARQKALGTCGSHVCVILMFYIPAFFSILAHRFGHNVPHTFHILFANLYIVIPPALNPIVYGVKTKQIRDKVILLLFPQGC, encoded by the coding sequence ATGTACAACCTGAGTAGCTACCACACAGAAGACTTCACCCTTTTGGGCATCCCTGGCCTTGAGCAGTACCATGCCTGGATCAGCATCCCCTTCTGTTTTATCTATCTCGTGGCCATTGTGGGCAACAGTATCCTTCTCTACCTCATTGCTGTGGAGCGGAGTCTTCATGCACccatgttctttttcctttccatgcTGGCCATGACAGACCTGATATTGTCTACCACATGTGTCCCCAAAACTCTTACCATCTTCTGGCTTGGTCCCCAGAAAATAAGTTTTCCTGGTTGCCTCACGCAATTATTCTTTCTGCACTACAGCTTTGTCTTGGACTCAGCTATACTCCTGGCCATGGCATTtgatcgctatgtggccatctgcttCCCCCTGAGATACAACACTATTCTGACCCCCAAGTTGATTATCAAAATTGTTGTGGGAATTTCCTTCAgaagtttctgtgtttttgttccATGTGTTTTCCTTGTAAATCGTTTACCGTTCTGCAGGACACACATCATCCCACACACATACTGTGAGCACATAGGTGTTGCCCGGCTTGCCTGTGCGGACATCTCCATCAACATCTGGTATGGCTTTTGTGTTCCCATCATGACGGTCATCTCAGATGTGGTTCTCATTGCTGTCTCCTACATCCTCATCCTCTGTGCGGTCTTCCGTCTCCCCTCCCGGGATGCCCGCCAGAAGGCCCTTGGCACCTGTGGTTCCCATGTCTGTGTCATCCTCATGTTCTATATACCAGCATTCTTCTCCATCCTTGCCCATCGCTTTGGGCATAATGTCCCTCATACTTTTCACATCCTCTTTGCCAACCTCTATATAGTCATCCCACCTGCACTCAATCCTATTGTCTACGGAGTAAAGACCAAGCAAATCCGGGACAAAGTCATTCTTTTGCTCTTTCCCCAGGGTTGCTAG
- the LOC131836433 gene encoding olfactory receptor 52D1-like yields the protein MEMGTDPVLPTLNQTVLLPGPGPFVLLGVPGLEALHAWLSVPVCLLYMAAVAGNGLLLGLVAADRTLRAPMYQLLGLLAAADLVLATSTVPKALAVLWGLSGEISFAACLTQLFVTHVTFIAESSVLLAMAVDRYVAICQPLRYGALLTQRVVGIVAAAAVTRGTCVMVPSVALLQRLPYCGQRELPHTYCEHMGVARLACGDTRPNIWYGLATTLLSPALDVGLIAASYALILRAVCRLPSHGARCKALGTCGAHASVITLFYTPALFSFLAHRFGRHTVPRHIHILLANLYVVVPPALNPVVYGVRTQQIAQRLRHLLRLCWARAVRDVGPEMASHGRD from the coding sequence ATGGAGATGGGAACGGATCCTGTACTGCCCACTCTCAACCAGACTGTGCTCCTCCCTGGACCTGGGCCTTTCGTCCTTCTGGGGGTGCCGGGCCTGGAGGCCTTGCATGCTTGGCTTTCAGTGCCTGTGTGCCTGCTGTACATGGCTGCTGTGGCAGGGAATGGCCTTCTCCTGGGGCTGGTGGCAGCTGACAGGACACTGCGGGCACCCATGTACCAGCTGCTGGGGCTTCTGGCTGCTGCTGACCTGGTTCTGGCCACGTCCACAGTACCCAAGGCTCTGGCTGTGCTCTGGGGCCTGTCGGGTGAGATCTCCTTTGCTGCCTGCCTAACCCAGCTCTTTGTGACCCATGTGACCTTCATTGCCGAGTCTTCAGTGCTCCTGGCCATGGCTGTGGACCGATATGTGGCCATTTGTCAGCCTCTGCGCTACGGGGCACTGCTGACCCAGCGTGTGGTGGGCATAGTGGCTGCAGCTGCGGTGACCCGTGGTACCTGTGTCATGGTCCCCTCTGTGGCCCTGCTCCAAAGACTGCCTTACTGTGGACAGCGGGAGCTCCCCCACACCTACTGTGAACACATGGGTGTGGCTCGGCTGGCATGTGGCGACACGCGCCCCAACATTTGGTATGGCTTGGCCACCACACTGCTCTCCCCAGCCCTAGACGTAGGGCTCATCGCTGCTTCCTATGCACTCATTCTGCGTGCCGTGTGTCGCCTGCCATCCCATGGGGCCCGCTGCAAAGCTTTAGGGACCTGTGGAGCACATGCCAGCGTCATCACTCTCTTCTACACGCCCgccctcttctctttcctggcTCACCGTTTCGGCCGCCACACGGTGCCCCGCCATATCCACATCCTCCTGGCTAACCTCTATGTGGTGGTGCCCCCAGCCCTTAACCCTGTGGTCTATGGAGTACGGACCCAGCAGATTGCTCAGAGGCTCAGGCATTTGCTTCGGCTCTGCTGGGCAAGGGCAGTAAGGGATGTGGGCCCTGAGATGGCCTCCCATGGCAGGGACTGA
- the LOC131821461 gene encoding olfactory receptor 52H1, which produces MIIFNLSNYNPGPFILVGIPGLEQCHVWIGIPFCMIYIVALVGNCTLLYLIVVERSLHEPMFFFLSMLAMTDLFLSTAGVPKTLSIFWLGAQEITFPGCLTQMFFLHYSFVLDSAILMAMAFDRYVAICSPLRYTTILTPKTIIKIAVGISFRSFCIILPDVFLLTRLPFCRTHIIPHTYCEHIGVARLACADISINIWYGFCVPIMTVISDVVLIAVSYTLILCAVFRLPSRDARQKALGTCGSHVCVILMFYTPAFFSILAHRFGHNVSRTFHIMFANLYIVIPPALNPIVYGVKTKQIRDRFILLFSTKGSE; this is translated from the coding sequence ATGATCATTTTCAACCTGAGCAATTATAACCCAGGCCCCTTCATTCTGGTGGGGATCCCAGGCCTGGAGCAATGCCATGTGTGGATTGGGATTCCTTTCTGTATGATCTATATTGTGGCCCTTGTGGGAAACTGCACCCTTCTCTACCTCATCGTGGTGGAGCGAAGCCTTCATGAACCcatgttcttctttctctccatgcTGGCCATGACTGACCTTTTCCTGTCCACAGCTGGTGTTCCCAAAACACTCAGTATCTTTTGGCTTGGGGCTCAAGAAATCACATTTCCGGGGTGTCTTACACAAATGTTCTTCCTCCACTATAGCTTTGTCCTAGATTCAGCCATCTTGATGGCCATGGCATTTGATCGTTATGTGGCTATCTGCTCCCCCCTGAGATACACCACTATTCTGACCCCCAAAACCATCATCAAGATTGCAGTGGGCATCTCCTTTCGAAGCTTCTGCATCATCCTGCCAGATGTATTCTTGCTCACACGCCTGCCTTTCTGCAGGACACACATCATCCCACACACATACTGTGAGCACATAGGTGTTGCCCGGCTCGCCTGTGCGGACATCTCCATCAACATCTGGTATGGCTTTTGTGTTCCCATCATGACGGTCATCTCAGATGTGGTTCTCATTGCTGTCTCCTACACCCTCATCCTCTGTGCGGTCTTCCGTCTTCCCTCCCGGGATGCCCGCCAGAAGGCCCTTGGCACCTGTGGTTCCCATGTCTGTGTCATCCTCATGTTTTATACACCTGCCTTTTTCTCCATCCTTGCCCATCGCTTTGGACACAATGTCTCCCGCACCTTCCACATCATGTTTGCCAACCTCTACATTGTTATCCCACCTGCACTCAACCCCATTGTCTATGGAGTGAAGACTAAGCAGATCAGAGATAGGTTCATACTTTTGTTTTCTACCAAAGGTTCAGAATGA